In Chitinophaga nivalis, a single genomic region encodes these proteins:
- a CDS encoding winged helix-turn-helix transcriptional regulator, with amino-acid sequence MIKETSSNALNKAFLYQSCRINAALEVISGRWKALILIHIAENTNRFSLLKNVLPTISDQTLGKQLKELEADKLIVREVIPEVPVRVNYHLTAKGTALLPILTDLCDWNDMP; translated from the coding sequence ATGATAAAAGAAACATCTTCCAATGCATTGAACAAGGCTTTCCTATACCAGTCCTGCCGGATTAATGCTGCCCTGGAGGTTATTTCGGGCAGATGGAAAGCGTTGATACTGATACATATTGCTGAAAACACCAACCGATTCAGCCTGTTGAAAAATGTATTGCCTACTATTTCAGATCAGACACTGGGCAAACAACTGAAAGAGCTGGAAGCAGATAAACTGATTGTACGGGAAGTGATTCCGGAAGTACCGGTGCGGGTAAACTATCACCTGACAGCAAAAGGAACCGCCTTGTTACCGATCCTGACGGATCTGTGTGACTGGAATGATATGCCATAA
- a CDS encoding outer membrane protein assembly factor BamB family protein — MKWLYLCMLLPATWQSLSAQQLGRTSNRNNHAPVTDVRSTPAVKWRFHTGGKIMSSPVIQKERLFIGGGDSSLYALQRHTGEKIWRYQTGGAITSSVACDSTAVYFMSEDGYCYALAITDGKLLWRFRTGGEHATDTWDYFLSSPTVHNGVVYTGSTDKHLYALQARTGKLLWKYATGGAVHAAPVVAGNTVLAGSFDGYFYALKTDGTLLWKFDTMGQQYFPDGAVQFHATVADSSVYFCSRDFNVYALHLRTGKGLWVYHEPGSWTSVPSMAGKQLLVSTSDTRRVLSFKAGSGKFQWHAPGQLNIFGSVATTTQYGYVGGLDGKLLQIELATGKTRVLFQTDASQQQAPRFFDPTTQELLPESELIARSNNDYLKMYRDFLDMGSFLATPWLESGVIYIAGTDGNVYALE, encoded by the coding sequence ATGAAATGGCTGTATCTATGTATGCTGTTGCCAGCCACCTGGCAATCGCTTTCCGCCCAGCAACTGGGCCGCACTTCCAACAGAAATAACCACGCCCCTGTTACAGACGTACGCAGTACGCCTGCCGTGAAATGGCGTTTCCACACGGGGGGTAAAATCATGTCTTCTCCTGTAATACAGAAAGAGCGCCTTTTCATTGGCGGCGGCGACTCTTCCCTGTATGCCCTCCAGCGACATACCGGCGAAAAAATCTGGCGATACCAGACCGGTGGCGCCATTACCTCTTCAGTTGCCTGCGACAGCACAGCCGTTTATTTTATGAGTGAAGACGGCTATTGTTATGCCCTGGCCATTACAGATGGAAAATTATTATGGCGTTTCCGGACCGGCGGCGAACATGCTACAGACACCTGGGATTATTTTCTTTCCTCCCCAACCGTACATAACGGGGTCGTATATACGGGCAGTACCGATAAACACCTCTATGCCCTGCAGGCCCGTACCGGAAAATTATTATGGAAATATGCCACCGGCGGCGCCGTACATGCGGCCCCGGTAGTAGCCGGTAATACCGTGCTGGCCGGCAGCTTCGATGGCTATTTCTATGCCCTGAAAACAGACGGTACCCTGCTTTGGAAATTCGACACCATGGGTCAGCAATACTTTCCCGATGGGGCGGTACAATTCCATGCTACCGTGGCCGACAGCAGTGTATACTTCTGTTCCCGCGATTTCAACGTATATGCATTGCATTTACGTACCGGCAAAGGATTGTGGGTATACCATGAACCCGGCAGCTGGACCAGTGTGCCCAGCATGGCCGGCAAACAGCTGCTGGTATCCACGTCTGACACCCGGCGGGTGCTGAGCTTCAAGGCCGGCAGCGGGAAATTCCAATGGCACGCACCAGGGCAGCTGAATATCTTCGGCAGCGTAGCCACCACCACACAATACGGTTACGTAGGCGGCCTCGATGGAAAACTGCTGCAGATAGAACTGGCTACCGGCAAAACCCGGGTACTCTTCCAGACGGATGCCAGCCAACAGCAGGCGCCCCGCTTTTTTGACCCCACCACGCAGGAATTACTACCCGAATCCGAACTGATAGCCCGCTCCAACAACGATTACCTGAAAATGTACCGGGATTTTCTGGACATGGGCAGCTTCCTGGCTACTCCCTGGCTGGAATCCGGCGTGATATACATTGCCGGCACAGATGGTAACGTATATGCATTGGAGTAA
- a CDS encoding quinone oxidoreductase family protein, whose amino-acid sequence MKAIVLDGFGDVSHFRLAELKDPVPGEEELLIRIKAATFNPIDYQMRQGRREKHLLHSPVMGRELAGIVVAVGAAVQGFAPGDEVIAASGSRGSNGTYAELMALSYKVVAHKPAGIAFATAAAIPSSGLTALQTFKRMQVQRDQTVFITGGAGGVGSFLIKLLKASGVDHIVSVAGSEESREALLTLGLTAAQIIDYRQENWEEQVLAANQGKPYDWAAEIVGGKSAEVAASVLRVNGGYADITFLGTELARELLFDKGCMVLNISNYAYGLANNLTWYGQSLQELSDLIRNGTIMPPAVREVGPLRVETVQEAHLLMEANQTKGKKLVMTI is encoded by the coding sequence ATGAAAGCAATTGTATTGGATGGTTTTGGAGATGTCAGCCATTTCCGCCTGGCCGAATTAAAAGATCCGGTGCCAGGGGAGGAGGAATTATTGATCCGTATTAAGGCAGCTACTTTTAATCCGATAGATTACCAGATGCGGCAGGGCCGGCGGGAAAAACATCTCCTGCATTCGCCGGTGATGGGCCGGGAACTGGCTGGCATCGTGGTGGCCGTGGGCGCCGCTGTTCAGGGCTTTGCCCCGGGAGATGAAGTGATCGCCGCTTCCGGTAGCCGGGGTTCCAACGGTACCTATGCAGAGCTGATGGCATTGTCTTACAAAGTAGTGGCACACAAGCCGGCAGGCATTGCTTTCGCCACAGCGGCAGCTATCCCGTCTTCCGGACTCACGGCTTTACAGACTTTCAAACGGATGCAGGTACAGCGGGACCAGACTGTTTTTATCACCGGCGGCGCCGGTGGGGTAGGTAGTTTTCTTATCAAGCTATTGAAGGCAAGCGGTGTAGATCATATCGTGTCTGTTGCCGGCAGTGAGGAAAGCCGCGAAGCGTTGCTTACCCTGGGATTGACGGCCGCGCAAATCATCGATTACCGGCAGGAAAACTGGGAGGAGCAGGTACTGGCGGCTAATCAGGGAAAACCCTACGATTGGGCGGCAGAAATTGTGGGCGGAAAATCAGCAGAAGTAGCGGCGTCGGTATTGCGGGTGAACGGAGGTTATGCAGATATCACTTTTCTGGGTACGGAGCTGGCCCGGGAGCTGTTGTTCGACAAGGGCTGTATGGTGCTGAACATTTCCAACTATGCCTACGGCCTGGCCAACAACCTGACCTGGTACGGCCAATCCCTGCAGGAGCTGTCTGACCTGATCCGTAACGGTACCATTATGCCGCCTGCGGTAAGAGAAGTCGGACCATTACGGGTGGAAACCGTGCAGGAAGCACACCTGCTGATGGAAGCCAACCAGACAAAAGGAAAGAAACTGGTGATGACGATATAA
- a CDS encoding mechanosensitive ion channel domain-containing protein, whose protein sequence is MKLVRHCQHACYLALLCSILLLTGQAFAQDTVKPAAPPAPPVQISTDSLLRRMEDLHTTLNRINNITSRGFDTREISGDLPTIQANLQTVQENLERYNKVLNIRNLQMFQVLLADMRQQLDDWRTRLFNYNKELMTMNAEMTAFTKDSLSKQIKADTIFRNFYLPELKELKSKWADAKKSTSQNQGRITQLQAAVSGSYFKAIELENKVKSQLRIFGLRSFSKEYNFLWEDKKEDTTATASLTKLTTQSLEGQDKIMLYYLVKHAEYWLWMLVIGAVFFFRINKYFRRIRKAGQQALLTPPHVKYVRYFPVLATIVLVLNIAPLFDLNPPAIYVELLQGLLLLSLTVLFWRNWTRRMFLCWMGVFVLYFLFSGTAAVIVPDHATRVWMVTLNVLAIVFGLFFYYRFYKLLSVGKLVRRVVMVFIILNILAAIFNGYGRMSLSKVYGMAAIAGLLQIISLTAFMQIITEALYLQMQSSRIAGGFSSRLNFEKIQAGLNKVLSILVVIIWLMVFTSNLNIYNELYNLISGLIVTRRNIGSTSFTIGNILLFFIILVISNFFQKYIGYFFGETDEEQVGEVKAKSSRLVLLRLILLVIGFLLAIAASGLPLDKITVVLGALGVGIGLGLQNIVNNLVSGIILIFERPLKIGDYVEVASQKGRVKDIGIRSSKMVTTEGAEVIIPNGDLLSAKLVNWTLSSNHIRTELLFTITPSQQLSAATTIILEEVQASDLIIQRPVPEVLVKSLNDTAAALKLQVWINNVHEEEAFKSQLLQRVYHRLKANGINLS, encoded by the coding sequence ATGAAATTGGTCAGACATTGCCAACATGCATGCTACCTGGCGCTGTTATGCAGCATTTTATTACTCACCGGCCAGGCTTTTGCACAGGACACGGTAAAACCTGCAGCTCCCCCTGCGCCGCCTGTACAGATCAGCACCGACAGCTTGTTAAGACGCATGGAGGACCTCCATACTACCCTTAACCGCATCAACAATATTACCTCCCGGGGTTTCGATACCCGCGAAATATCCGGTGACCTGCCTACCATTCAGGCCAACCTGCAAACAGTACAGGAAAACCTGGAACGTTACAACAAAGTACTGAATATCAGAAACCTCCAGATGTTTCAGGTATTGCTCGCCGATATGCGGCAGCAACTGGACGACTGGCGTACCCGGTTGTTTAACTACAACAAGGAACTGATGACGATGAATGCTGAAATGACCGCTTTCACCAAAGACTCCCTCAGTAAACAAATCAAGGCAGATACCATCTTCCGGAATTTTTATCTGCCCGAATTGAAAGAGCTGAAAAGCAAATGGGCGGATGCCAAAAAATCTACTTCCCAGAACCAGGGCCGGATTACCCAGCTGCAGGCAGCCGTTTCCGGTAGTTATTTCAAAGCCATAGAACTGGAGAACAAGGTGAAGAGCCAGCTGCGGATATTTGGGTTACGTTCATTCAGTAAAGAATATAATTTTCTGTGGGAAGATAAAAAAGAGGATACCACCGCTACTGCCAGTCTGACAAAGCTCACGACCCAATCACTGGAAGGACAGGATAAAATCATGCTCTACTACCTCGTCAAACATGCCGAATACTGGCTTTGGATGCTGGTGATAGGCGCCGTATTTTTCTTCCGGATCAATAAATATTTCCGGCGTATCCGGAAAGCCGGGCAGCAGGCATTACTCACGCCACCTCATGTAAAATATGTACGGTATTTTCCGGTGTTGGCGACGATTGTGCTGGTATTGAATATTGCTCCCCTCTTCGACCTGAATCCCCCTGCTATATATGTAGAGCTATTACAGGGATTGCTGTTACTCTCGTTAACGGTGCTTTTCTGGCGCAACTGGACGCGGCGCATGTTCCTCTGCTGGATGGGTGTTTTCGTTTTATACTTCCTCTTTTCAGGCACCGCGGCTGTCATCGTGCCGGATCATGCTACTAGGGTATGGATGGTCACCCTGAATGTACTCGCGATTGTTTTCGGTCTTTTCTTCTACTACCGCTTTTATAAATTATTATCTGTAGGTAAATTAGTGCGCAGAGTGGTGATGGTATTTATCATCCTGAATATACTGGCAGCCATCTTTAATGGCTATGGCCGGATGAGTTTATCCAAGGTATATGGTATGGCCGCCATTGCAGGCTTATTGCAAATCATCAGCCTGACGGCTTTTATGCAGATCATTACAGAAGCCCTTTACCTGCAGATGCAATCCAGCCGGATTGCCGGCGGTTTCAGCTCGCGGCTGAACTTTGAAAAAATACAGGCCGGATTAAACAAGGTGCTTTCGATTCTGGTGGTGATCATCTGGCTCATGGTATTTACGTCCAATCTGAATATTTACAATGAACTCTATAACCTCATCAGCGGATTGATTGTTACCCGCCGCAATATCGGCAGTACTTCCTTTACCATCGGTAATATTCTGCTCTTCTTTATCATCCTGGTGATCTCCAATTTTTTTCAGAAATACATCGGTTATTTTTTTGGAGAAACGGATGAGGAACAGGTAGGCGAAGTAAAAGCCAAAAGTTCCCGGCTGGTATTACTGCGGCTCATATTGCTGGTAATTGGTTTCCTGCTGGCCATTGCAGCATCCGGCTTACCACTGGACAAGATTACTGTGGTATTGGGAGCGTTGGGTGTAGGTATTGGTTTGGGCTTACAGAATATTGTCAACAACCTGGTATCGGGTATCATCCTCATCTTTGAACGCCCGCTGAAAATCGGCGACTATGTAGAAGTAGCGAGCCAGAAAGGGCGGGTAAAAGACATTGGTATACGGTCCAGTAAAATGGTGACCACCGAAGGGGCGGAAGTTATTATTCCCAATGGCGATCTGTTGTCGGCGAAGCTGGTTAACTGGACGCTCAGCAGCAACCATATCCGAACGGAACTGCTGTTTACCATTACTCCTTCCCAACAGCTATCTGCAGCTACTACGATCATCCTGGAAGAAGTACAGGCGTCCGACCTCATTATTCAGCGCCCGGTACCCGAAGTGCTGGTAAAGAGTCTCAATGACACTGCTGCCGCCTTAAAACTGCAGGTATGGATCAATAATGTACATGAGGAAGAAGCCTTTAAAAGTCAATTGCTGCAGCGGGTGTATCACCGGCTGAAAGCAAACGGTATTAACTTGTCCTGA
- a CDS encoding DUF4920 domain-containing protein, which produces MMKHRILTAFLVMGCMSAYAQLPQGPAKPGTSYGAATTTKDAIAIAQLPDALKTQPNLTTKVKAKVLDVCPKKGCWMKLAVNDSTTAFVKMKDYGFFVPLDMIGKTVVIDGDAFIKETSVKELQHYAEDAKKSPEEIAAIQQPKKEIRLTAKGILVVE; this is translated from the coding sequence ATGATGAAACACAGGATACTTACTGCATTTTTAGTAATGGGCTGTATGAGTGCCTATGCACAGCTGCCACAGGGTCCGGCCAAACCCGGTACCAGTTACGGCGCTGCTACCACAACCAAAGATGCCATCGCCATTGCGCAGCTGCCCGATGCCTTAAAAACACAACCCAATCTGACCACCAAGGTGAAGGCCAAGGTACTGGATGTATGCCCTAAAAAAGGCTGCTGGATGAAACTGGCAGTTAATGACAGTACCACTGCTTTTGTGAAGATGAAAGATTATGGCTTCTTTGTACCATTGGATATGATTGGTAAAACGGTGGTAATTGACGGCGACGCCTTTATCAAAGAAACCTCTGTGAAAGAATTACAACACTATGCTGAGGATGCTAAAAAATCGCCGGAAGAGATCGCAGCGATCCAGCAACCAAAGAAAGAAATCCGCTTGACAGCGAAAGGTATATTGGTAGTAGAATAA
- a CDS encoding VOC family protein translates to MAKKQVQRRTFLKQGMAAVAATSLAPLAGMAATAQPPASTTVKELRLVLTVDNLEEVIRFYRDVAGMTTSKEWHADTGNGIILDAGRATLELIDKNHAAFIDQQEVGKRVAGPVRLALNVGDHVKSATDALILHGAVSIAPPVKAPWSEVSRIQAPDGMQLTLFATSTLFDQ, encoded by the coding sequence ATGGCTAAAAAGCAGGTACAAAGAAGAACATTTTTAAAACAGGGTATGGCAGCCGTAGCAGCTACCAGCCTGGCTCCGCTGGCGGGTATGGCCGCTACCGCACAGCCACCCGCATCAACCACCGTAAAGGAACTGCGCCTTGTACTTACCGTAGATAACCTGGAAGAAGTGATCCGGTTTTACCGGGATGTGGCGGGTATGACCACTTCCAAAGAATGGCATGCCGATACCGGGAATGGTATTATTCTCGATGCCGGCCGGGCCACGTTGGAGCTGATCGATAAAAACCATGCTGCGTTCATCGATCAGCAGGAAGTAGGAAAACGGGTAGCCGGCCCCGTTAGGCTGGCCCTGAATGTAGGCGACCACGTAAAATCGGCGACGGATGCACTGATCCTGCACGGGGCTGTATCCATTGCACCACCGGTAAAAGCGCCCTGGAGTGAGGTATCGCGGATACAGGCGCCGGATGGCATGCAACTGACTTTATTTGCCACCTCTACTTTATTTGATCAATAA